A stretch of DNA from Candidatus Bathyarchaeia archaeon:
GTTTCTTTCGGTTTTAAGGCTGAAAGTTTATTACAGCCGTTTCAGGAAGTTGCTTTATTCGCGTCTTTTGAAGGGTTTATTTAAACGTTTGTTTAAAGTGTTTTCATGAGGATTTTATGGTTTAATCATAGAGATCCATCGCATCCTGAGGCTGGTGGCGCTGAGGTTCGTATTCGAGAGATTGGTAAGCGTCTTGTTAAAATGGGTTGCACTGTTAAGTTGGTTTGTGAACGTTGGGATGGTTCTAAGACTTTTGAATTTTTGGATGGCATTGAGGTTGTTAGAGTTGCTGGCCGTTATGGTTTGCATTTGTTAGTTCCTTTTTTGCTGAATGGCGATGGAAATTTTGATATTGTTGTTGATGATGTTGCGCATGCCGTTCCTTGGTTTTCACCATTTTTTACAAGAAAGCCTGTTATTGCACAAATGCATCATCTACATGAAAGCGTTTTGAGTTTGGAGTTGCCTCATTATTTGGCAGGGTTTGCAGCCTTGGCTGAGCGAGGGCTCAAATATGCTTATAGCGTTTTTGTGGTGGTTTCTGAATCAACGAGGCATAGGCTTATTGAAAAATTCGGTATTCCTAGGGAAAGGATTTTTGTTGTCCCTAATGGTGTTGATTTAGAGATTTATAGACCTGTTTGTGGGAAATTAAGCGTGCCAACTGTTTTGTGGATCGGGCGGGTTAAGCGTTATAAACGTGTTGATCATGTTTTAATGGCCTTCAAGATTGTTAAGGAGGTTTTGCCATGCTCTAGGTTAATAATTGTCGGCGAAGGAGATTATCTTCCCTTTTTGAAGCTTTTAAGTAAGAGACTGGGTTTACGTGATGTTGTTTTTGCTGGGAGGGTTAGCGAAACTGTGAAGGTTAGGCTTATGAGTGGAGCATGGGTAGTTGTCAACGCTTCTGTTGTGGAAGGTTGGGGTTTAACCATTACGGAGGCTGCGGCCTGTGGGACGCCTTGTGTGGCTTATGATGTGGCTGGCTTAAGGGACAGTGTTAAAAATGGCGAAGCAGGCTTGTTGGCTAAGAATGGCGACATTAAAGATTTGGCAGAAAATATCATTACTGTGTTAACAGATGATGGATTGAGAGAGAGGCTAAGCAAAAACGCACTGGAATACTCCAAACAATTCAGTTGGGACAAAACAGCAGAGCAATTCATTAAAATACTGGAACGTGTTTTTGATGAAAAGAGATAAGCCTCTAGTTTCTGTAATTATTCCAACGTATAATTCAGAGAAAACCATCGATGCTTGTTTGAGGTCCGTCATGGAGCAAACATATCCAAATATTGAGATTATTGTGGTGGATAACTATTCAAAGGATAAAACAGTGGAAATCGCTAAAAAGTATGCAGATTTGGTTTTGTTAAAGGGCAAGGGACGGGGTGCTCAGATCAATTTCGGCGTTAGGCATGCTCGTGGTAAATACATTTACCGGATTGATTCTGATTTTGTTTTGGAGCCAACTCTCGTGGAGGGGGCTGTTGAAAAGTGTGAGGTAGAGGGTTTTGATGCTGTTTGCATTCATAACACTTCAGACTTCAGTGTGAGTTTTTGGGCTAAAGTTAGAAAATTGGAGAGGGATTGTTATGCATATGATGAGTTAAATGTTGCTGCTAGGTTTTTTAAGAAAGAAATCTTTGAGGCTATTGGTGGATTTGATGAGGAATTAGTAGCTGCGGAAGATTACGATTTCCATAATAGGTTACTAAAAGCTGGATTTAAAATAGGACGAATAAACGCAAAAGAAATTCATGTAGGCGAACCAAAATCACTTTGGGAGATAGCCAAGAAACACTATTATTATGGTAAGACTTTACCTAAGTTCCTGAAGAAAAATAAAGAAAGGGGATGGAAGCAGCTAAGCCCTATCAGGCCAGCTCTTATTAGGAACTGGAGAAAGTTTATGAAACATCCAGATGTTGCATTTGGATTATTTATCAGTTTGTAAGGTATCTCTCAGCAGGATTAGGGTATATAGCTAGCAAAGTGGGAAAATGAAAATTTGCAATATAGCTGGGACAAAACAGCAAGAATTCATAAAAATACTGAGGTTATTGGCTAGTGAGGGAGTTTAGTCCGTTAGTTTCTATCGTTATTCCAACGTTGAATTCTGCAAGGTTTCTTGATAAGTGTTTGCAGTCAATTAAGGCTCAGACGTATCCAAACATTGAGATCATAGTGGTTGACGGGGGCTCTACCGACGAGACTGTTTCCATTGCCAAAAAGTATGGAGTCAATGTCATAGAAGGATGCTTTAACAAACCATCTGCAAGAAACATTGGGATTTTAAAAAGTAAGGGCGAATATGTTATTCTAGCTGATGCTGACTATATTTTTGAACAATTATTGGTTGAAGAAATTGTAAAATGTTTTGTTGAAGAAAGATGCGATGCTATTGTAATTCCTGAAGAATATCTAGGCAAAGACTTCATGACTAAATGTAAAAATATCGAGAAGAAAATCTATGAGGGAGTTGACGTCATTGAGTCGCCAAGAGCTTATCGGAAATGGATCTTTGACAAGGTTTTATTCGATGAAAAAAATGAAGGCCCTGATGAGTATGACTTCTATTTAAATGCAGCAAAGTTTGGGCTCAAGGTATGTAGGGTTAAATCCAAGTTCTTTTTAAGCGAACCTGCATTCAGACCTCTCAAGAAATTTAAGCATGGAAAATTTTTTGTTTATTACAAAAATAAGCACAAGAATGAAGTTTTTGTAAAAAGACAATTATCGTTTAGCCATAGGCTAAAGTTATTATCTAATGCTTTTAAGTATTCTAAAACTAAGGCTTTAATGCTTCTGCTCCTTAAGAGTGTAGAATTCGTGACATTTCGTCTAGGTATGCTTTCGGGATCGCTTGATCCGAAGATTCAGAGGTTAACAATAGATGCCAAGGCAGAGTTTGAGAAAGACGCATTATTTTATGAGAAGAAGATGTATTATGGTACTCTAGGCAATCAATTTGTCGATTTCATTGAAAGAGAATCGGTTTTGAGCATTATAAAGAGCATATTTAATGGTAGGAAGATAAAGGTTCTTGAAATTGGTAGTGGCGGTGGAAGGTGGGTTAAAGAATTCACAAAAGCTGGATTTGCAGTTACGGCTCAAGATGTTTCAGAAGTGGCTTGCAAATCCTTAGTGGAGAGATTTGAAGGTTTACATGTAATTTGCGGGGATGTTGAAAGAATTGAGTTACCTTACAAATATGATTTGGTTTTCGCCTTCAGAAGTTTCAAATATGTTAATAACAGGAAGCAAGCATTAAGAAACATCGTCAGTATGCTGGAAGACAATGGATACTTGATTGTAGAGATGCCCAATAAATTTAATCCATTTTACTTGATAGGCTCTCTCACCGTACCCCTCATTTACCTTTTATCAGGCGAAAAAATGGGACGATATTTCATCTTGGCTAACTTGGTGTCCGAGGGAGCTTTCAAGAGAGAGTTAATGATGCACGGATTCGATGTAATAAGAGTTGAGAAGATTTTCACGTTTCCGCATTTTCTGTATTCTAAAATCAATCACAAACCCATATTACGTGCGGTTTACACTGCAGATAAATTTCTTCGCAAATTATTTCCAAGAAGCCTATTATTCATAGCTAGAAAGCGAGGTAAATAGATTGTTTGTTTTCTTCTCAACGTTTTTGGATAATGAATTCACAAAAAGTGGAGGCGAGATTAGATTGACAAAATTTGCGGAATTCTTGAAAGCGAAAGGCTATAATTGCTATTGCTTAACTTTAAAAAAGAAATCTTTGCAAACGGGCAACAACGTGTATTTATATTTTCTACTTAACTTGACCCTATACCCGCTTATCAGTATTTACTTTTTTTTAAAGACCCTTAGAAAATCTAAAAATAGCTCCTATCTAGTGATTATACCATTTACCCACTTTGGAAATGACTTGCTGTTGGGAAGTTTACTAAAAGCTATTTTACGCATACTACTTAATAAAAGGATACTACTCATCGTATATGAGCAACTTCCTATCTCTTTTTATAGATCTTTTCCAGCTTATAAAAGGAGATTTACCGATGATTTAATGATATTCAACGAAAAAATTGGAATAACTTTTGCAAAAAATTTTGCTGATAAAATTTTTATTTTAAGCAATTTAGATATTAAGTTCTTTGGGTTAAGTAAAAATTATTTTCTTACAACCAACAGCTTCCTGCTAAAGGAAATTGAAAGCATTAATAGAGTAAGGAAAAGAGGCTTGCATGAAAGGGATATTGATTTTCTTTATATAGCCAGATTTGTGAGAGAAAAAGGTGTTTACGATCTAGATAAAATTTTGGATTACATCAACAAAGTGGCTCATAGAAAAGTATCTGTGGTGATAATTGGAAGAGGTCCAGAGTTCGGAAGAATTAAAAAAGAAATCGAGAGAATGAAGTTTAGATTAGATAAAGTCTTAGTTACTTTTAAAGGGGGCGTGTCTGACGCCGAAAAATATGATTTAATGAGCAGATCAAAGATATTATTATATCCATCGTATGCTGATAGCTTTTCTTATGTTATTCTGGAAGCTAAAGTTTTTGGGTTGCACGTTGTTGCATATGCTCTGCCATCTTTGCTAGAGAAATGGAAGAACGGTGTAACTTTTGTTGAAATTGGCAGTTTCCATGAGCTCGCAAATACTGCGATGCAGAAACTAAAAGAGATTGAGGAAGGTTTGGTTACGTTGACCTATTATCATCCAGAAACCACATTAGAAGAGATTTTCATTAATGAAATTAAGGAGATCTTTACACTGGTGACATAAATGAAATTAAAGGAGTTTCACGTTTATTTAGTCCTAGGGGTTCTTATTGCTTTCATCCTAACCTGGAAAATGATGATTGAAGAGAATCCTACGTCTATATATTTTTACAGGGACTTTGTTTGGTCACGCGATTATTATAAAACAATCTTCTATACTTGGAATGAGTATACGTCGTCTTCCAATTTCGACATGAACAGAAGAATAATTTCAAACGAACTTTTCGGATTGCTTCATTCTTATGCCTTATTTTACTTTCTAACATCTATGCTTGGCTTCATTCTTATGGCGATAACCCTTTCCTACTGTTATAGAAAGTGGTTAGGTATAAATAATCTGAAAACCCTTACTTTAATGTCATCCCTCGGGTCGTTTATTTGGGTGTTTTCAAGAGTGTATGCAAATTATCTTGGACTATTCGCTGGTGCAATTTTCATTCCACTCTTTTTATTGATTCCGCTCGTCTATTTGTTTTCAAATGGCGAATTCAGATTGGTGGTCTTATATGGTGTTGTGCTAGCGTTGTCTTTTAGCTTTGACTTCAGATACATTGTTTATCAAGCTCTTCCTATTCTACTTTTGATCGTGTTTGTGTTTATTTTTAGGCGTGAACTATCTTGCGCTAAAGTTAAGTTAGTCAAGTTAGCCAAACTGGCAGCGAGTTTTCTAGTTTTCCTCCTAATTTCTATGCCCATCTTATTGCTTGCGAATGTTGGACATGTTCAATACACGTTAAGCAAAGAAAACTATGATTTACTTTCCTCAAAATGTAGTTTTTTAAACTTTATTACTTTCGAAGAACATTGGTGGCAATATAATCCATTAAAACCCCTTAATGGAGTTTCAGTGAACTGTTTCCGGGTGCTTGAAATAATAATTGTGATTTTATCTCTTTTAGGTCTGATTATTCTAAGAAATAAAGGGATGCTTTTTATATTATCTTCTATGCTTTTATTTCTTTTCCTCATAGGAATCGGATTGAACTATTTCCTATTTTCCTATTTACCGCAAAATATTGCTTGGATGTTCAGAACTCCTTACAGATGGGAGTTTTATCTGCTTTTTTTCTATGCCTTATCGTTGCCGGCAGTTATTTACGTAGCAACAGAGAGGATTCGAAGGAAAAAAATTAGGATAACATCATTTATCTCTCTTTTTCTATCTATAATTATAATGGTTTCGCTGATAAATCATTCATTTTACTCAGGATGTTTTGAATATCTTCAACCTATAGACGAGTCATCCTTAAACTTGTTCGCTTACAAAAATGAGGAGGACGGGAAATTCGTTCTCTTTCCAGAGATTGGAGGAAGACATATCATCTTGGATAATGAAACATTTTATTGGAGACCAAGCTTTGAATATTTGGTGATAAAAGGATTACCATATACTAATCATAAGCCCTTAATAGATGAGATAAACTTGCTGATTCTATCTGACCAAGAAACTCCCTTGAAAAAAATTACCAGTTTGCTTAATATACACGGATATCTTTTTAACCAGAAACTTGACCGTTATGACGAGTACGAACAATTAATATGTAATGTATTGCGAAATAAAAATGCCACAACATTGCCAATGCATTTATTCGTTGAACTGTCCACACCACAACAAACACCGTTTAAGTCACTAGAGGGAGTGATTCTTCTCACATCTAAACCATTAAGCTGGCTTATTAATTGCGATTACGTGATTCCAATAGATGTTAACAATATTGGGAATTCGGAGCTTGCGTTACTTTTACATGGAAATAACAATCTAATGGTGGATCAAGAAGATATTGAAAGACTTATAACCCTGGAAATAGGCGGTAACGACGCGGTACGAATACAATTATACACTCCGTCGGTTGACCCGCATAAAGAGTGGGCTTTTGGAACATTCACCCTTGCAGGTTCAGACTCTTACAGGAGACTAATACTTGAAGAAGCTATCAAGAATAGAAATTTGACTTTCTACGAGGCAAATAAACCAATAAACGACGACATTATATATACCCTAGTCCCATCGAAGCCTCTAAACAAAGTTAGATATACTCTAATGGAGAGCGAAAAAAGTTTCTCGTTCAAAGATAACGCAAGCTTAGAAAAACGCTGGCTTTTCAACAATTTAATGGCAATAAACATCACCGAGGCCGGTTGGTACAAAATTTCCGCATGCTTAACAGCAGAAAACGCCATTTTGCCTCATCTAAAAATTTTGGAAGGGAGCAAAAGCCACATTCCATTTGGATTCGTCCCTAACGAACTGAGACCTTTTAACCTCACAAACGTCTACGAGGAAGGCATTTTTTACGTTGAAAATCCCACATTAATTCAACTGCAATTTTGGAGGCACAGTTACAACGTGGATTCATTTTATATTCTCAAAGAGATTAAAATTCAAAAGCTGGACGAGTCTCCGAACACTTTTTCGTCCCAAGTTAATATCCCCAAAGAGGGTTCATATGAGCTAATAATTAGAGGCAAAGGGAACTTTAAACTCAAGTTAAATGAAACAAGTGATATCAAAGTAAACTATACCTCCAACATACTGCAATGGTTCAGATATACGGTATGGCTGAAAAAAGGCGCTAACTTGATAAAGATAGAAAGCAGTTCCGGATCTGGGTATATTGACGAGATCTTGCTTGTACCCACACACAAATATTATGACAGTCAAAATAGTATCCTAAAGAAAGTAACCGTTATCAATGATTTATCAGAAATCAGCCAGCTTTCCACAATAATAATCAAAGATAGCATTATAGATACTTACTCAAGAATTAATCCAACTCTCTGGAAGGTCTACATAAATGTAACTGAGCCTTTTATGCTTTCTTTTGCCGAACCTTACGATCCCTTATGGATGTGCTATGTTAATGATAAAAAAATCAGAAGCATCCCCCTTTATGGAATTATAAATGGTTTTTGGATAGACCAGACAGGCCTCTTAGAAATCACAATAGAATACGAACCCCAAAAATGGTTCTACATAGGCTCAATAATATCAGCCACCACTCTAATCGCCTGCACCACCTACCTAATCTACGACTGTGCAAAGAAAAAAGCCATTCTAGAACGAACAAAGAAGAAATTGAAGCCAAAATCACCATCTGCAGTAGCGACGCAAAACAATGATGGGCATATAAAGGGAGATGCTCGTCCATATCTTTAAACATTTTAAATGTTATTGTTGGAAAATTCTGACGTCACAACAACCCAAAAGCAGAATACGTTAGTTTCTTTAACACGTTGGTTTCCGCTTGTCTGGATGAAGGTGGGAGGTGGCAAGAAAGGTAGACTCTGAAATGTTTTTAGCTGAATCTCCTTTTTAATGGAGTTCTGCCGAAGTCCTCGTCATTAGAAATTATTTCTTTCGCCTTACTCCTTAATGCAGAGGCCAGGTGTACCGCATCTTCATAGTCTAGGCTGTATTCTTTCATCAGTTTAGCTGCCTCCGTTACATCTTCTATTGTTAGAGGCATTATTCTCAAACCGGATAAGCCCTCTATCGAGTTTACAACCTCCTCGACTAATTCTTGGTCCTTCAGGTTTTTGCCCGTTAAGCCAGCTATTATTACCATTATTTGGTATAACGTCAATGCAGATGTTACATATTTCCCTCGCGAAGCCCCTTCAATTTTCCTTATCCATTCATATGAAGTTCTGCCCAAAGTGGGATGGTTGCCAAGCCAATAAACGAAAACGTTTACGTCTACGTAGCCCTCCGGGTCCACCATTTCCTCATAACCTCTATTACAAATTCGTCGAGGTCTTCCGGCCATTTCGCTATCTTGAAAGCACCAAAATATTTGTCGGCTACAGGCTCAAGAGGCTCTATCATGATGCCCTTCTCGTCCGCCCTTATTTTAACGTAACCCCCCTCCTTCACTCCAGCCTTTTCCCTAACGCTTTTAGGAATGATAATCCTGCCTTTCTCATCCACCTTTACGGTTTCCATAATCTTTACCCCACCAAATATGTAATTCCCACATATTTAAATATTCCCACACAATGCAAAGTGGGAAATTGCAGTTTTAATGAAATAATATGTATTCTGAAGGTTTTAGTCTGAATGTTGTTTGTTGGAAAATTCGGTCCCAACAACAACACAAAAGTAAAGGACTTTTAGCTGAGCGCTTAAATTTTTAAACGCAACAAAACAAAAGTATTAATCTAACAAGGAATAATATCTCAAATGTTGCAACATAAAATAGGCATGACTGAAAAATGTCAAATCCCAAAATTATCCTCCTGCAAAACAGGAAAATCACCGTCATCTTTCTTGTAGGAGCGGTTCTCCTTACAATAGGCGTAGCCCTATGGTTTTACATAGACGGCATAATCCAAGCCCACCAACAAACCCTTCAAAACCCAAACTTGACCCTGCAACAAAGATGGGCTACAGAAGGCTCCCTGCAATGGTGGATAACAGCCAAGGCAACCCTCTACTGTCCCACCGCAGCAACCCTCATAACAGTTGGCCTAATAGCCTTATTGTATGTAACTCTGTGGGCGATCGTGCAACCGTCGTAAGCCTATTTCCGCTCCACCTTCCTTCAAAATCCATAAACCCAAAACTATTTTTCTCTTCTTTCTTGTCAGCATCTTCTTCCTCAGCACAGCCTAATATATTATTACAGTAGGGGCAAACGTTCACAAGTTTTGTCTTTCCCCCGCTAAAATCTAACATCACTAAAGGTTTACTAAAAACTCGCTTGCACTTAGGACAACTAATCAACATGTGGTTCTGCTCCGCAACTGTCGCTTTTTGCTGAGCCTTCACGGGCTCCGCGGGGCTTGGAGCCTTAGCCAACATTCCACGGTCATGCCCTTCCTTAACAAATCGCCAGACCTCCAGAACAAAATAAGTGGCGCTTAGAAAAATAGGCGTAGCCAAAAAGACATAAATCATCCTTACGGTAGCCCAATAACCCAAAGCCCATTCAAGGCTAAACTGCAAACCAAAATCGTAAAGTTCATGATGAACAACCCAGTCCAGGCGCCCCAGCAAAAATACAACAAAAACAGCGCTAACCAGCCACAAAACAAGAACAACCCTAACAAACCAACCATTATCCAACATTTTCTTCCAAGTCAAATTCCAAACCCAAAACATAGCACACGAACCCGAACAACAAAAACATTATGAAACAAAAATAAAAACCCAAAATCAACATTCTACCTCAAAACAGAAAACCAAAACAAAACTACAACCACAAAAACCCCAAACAATAAAGCTAACTGCGCAAAACTATTCCAAAAACCTAAAAATCTATACCAAAGCGTCCACCACCAAACAACATCGTCGCCAGGCAGGCCGCCACCCCAAATAGCAAACCAGAGAACATCAGCCAAACCACCCAAGAATAAAAGACACACAGTCAAAAACAAACCAAAAACTCACTTTAACATCCACAAAGCTCCTATTAGAACCCAACCAATAAACAAAACCCACAATCACTCCAAAAGCAAAGAACACACTCGCATAGATACTCCAATAAAAAACAGCCCAATCATAATCAAACATCAAACCATAGCCATACAAAACCCTATGCACAACAAAATCTAAACCAGACATTAAAACGAAAAACAGAAAAACCAGTAAAGACAAAACGAAGCACTTTAAAACACTGCCGAACCTAACCAAACTTAAACCCGAACAAAATTTGTCAAAATCAAACAAAGAAAAAAGGATATCAAAGACTCAGAATCAAAAACCGACGAGATTAGCTATTCAAATGTTTGCGTTTAGCCATTGGAAATTTCAACCGTATTATACCAAAATTATTCATTCTATTAACAGCGACTAACAGAATCAGTTTAAAGGTTTTTCCATAGGTTTTCTGTTACGCCTTTTACTTCCAGTTTTCCTTTGAGTTTTTCTATGATTGGCTTGGCGTTTTCCCATTCTTCTTCTGTTAGTGGTGGAACGCCAGTCTTTTCCACTATTGTTTTGATTATTTGTTTTGTGTTTTCTTCTCCTTTTTCGTTTTTTGGCACGATGAGCCAGATGTCGTAGAATATGGTTGGCCTGAAAGCCCTCGGTATTTCTGCAAGGAACTCGAGTATTATGCTGTCTTCGGTTTCAGCGCCCGACCTATAGAAAACTTTCTTCAATGTGGCTAGGAAAACGCCTGTTGGAAGGAAAAATGCAAGCGCCAAGCCTTTAATAAGCTGAGCAGTAGACACAGTTATGCCCTTTGACTCACCGAGTCTTTTAAGGGCCGCTTTGGCCTCATCCCTATCCAGCTCTTTAAACTTTACATCCATCTTCTTTAAAATATCCACAAGGGGTTTCCTAACAATAAGGCCTAAACCAAAAGTTTTAGAAGCCTTATCAACAAACCTCTTACCAACGTATAAAACAAAAGGCTCAGGCGTGCTCATGCTTCAAAACATGTGTTTTAAACCTTAAAAATTTTGCCAAAAAATAACTATGAAAAACATTAACAGTAATCGCCTGCAATAATGTTCTGTTAGCGATGACTAACAGTATTTCGTTTTATTACAGGGAAGCGAGGATTGCTTGTTTAAAAAATGGTGGTTTATTTACGGTTTTACTGAAGGCTATGACTATAAATGAAAGAGCTAGGAAAATCGGTAGGT
This window harbors:
- a CDS encoding glycosyltransferase, with protein sequence MREFSPLVSIVIPTLNSARFLDKCLQSIKAQTYPNIEIIVVDGGSTDETVSIAKKYGVNVIEGCFNKPSARNIGILKSKGEYVILADADYIFEQLLVEEIVKCFVEERCDAIVIPEEYLGKDFMTKCKNIEKKIYEGVDVIESPRAYRKWIFDKVLFDEKNEGPDEYDFYLNAAKFGLKVCRVKSKFFLSEPAFRPLKKFKHGKFFVYYKNKHKNEVFVKRQLSFSHRLKLLSNAFKYSKTKALMLLLLKSVEFVTFRLGMLSGSLDPKIQRLTIDAKAEFEKDALFYEKKMYYGTLGNQFVDFIERESVLSIIKSIFNGRKIKVLEIGSGGGRWVKEFTKAGFAVTAQDVSEVACKSLVERFEGLHVICGDVERIELPYKYDLVFAFRSFKYVNNRKQALRNIVSMLEDNGYLIVEMPNKFNPFYLIGSLTVPLIYLLSGEKMGRYFILANLVSEGAFKRELMMHGFDVIRVEKIFTFPHFLYSKINHKPILRAVYTADKFLRKLFPRSLLFIARKRGK
- a CDS encoding glycosyltransferase; translation: MKRDKPLVSVIIPTYNSEKTIDACLRSVMEQTYPNIEIIVVDNYSKDKTVEIAKKYADLVLLKGKGRGAQINFGVRHARGKYIYRIDSDFVLEPTLVEGAVEKCEVEGFDAVCIHNTSDFSVSFWAKVRKLERDCYAYDELNVAARFFKKEIFEAIGGFDEELVAAEDYDFHNRLLKAGFKIGRINAKEIHVGEPKSLWEIAKKHYYYGKTLPKFLKKNKERGWKQLSPIRPALIRNWRKFMKHPDVAFGLFISL
- a CDS encoding AbrB/MazE/SpoVT family DNA-binding domain-containing protein, which translates into the protein METVKVDEKGRIIIPKSVREKAGVKEGGYVKIRADEKGIMIEPLEPVADKYFGAFKIAKWPEDLDEFVIEVMRKWWTRRAT
- a CDS encoding glycosyltransferase family 4 protein, which gives rise to MRILWFNHRDPSHPEAGGAEVRIREIGKRLVKMGCTVKLVCERWDGSKTFEFLDGIEVVRVAGRYGLHLLVPFLLNGDGNFDIVVDDVAHAVPWFSPFFTRKPVIAQMHHLHESVLSLELPHYLAGFAALAERGLKYAYSVFVVVSESTRHRLIEKFGIPRERIFVVPNGVDLEIYRPVCGKLSVPTVLWIGRVKRYKRVDHVLMAFKIVKEVLPCSRLIIVGEGDYLPFLKLLSKRLGLRDVVFAGRVSETVKVRLMSGAWVVVNASVVEGWGLTITEAAACGTPCVAYDVAGLRDSVKNGEAGLLAKNGDIKDLAENIITVLTDDGLRERLSKNALEYSKQFSWDKTAEQFIKILERVFDEKR
- a CDS encoding glycosyltransferase, with the translated sequence MTKFAEFLKAKGYNCYCLTLKKKSLQTGNNVYLYFLLNLTLYPLISIYFFLKTLRKSKNSSYLVIIPFTHFGNDLLLGSLLKAILRILLNKRILLIVYEQLPISFYRSFPAYKRRFTDDLMIFNEKIGITFAKNFADKIFILSNLDIKFFGLSKNYFLTTNSFLLKEIESINRVRKRGLHERDIDFLYIARFVREKGVYDLDKILDYINKVAHRKVSVVIIGRGPEFGRIKKEIERMKFRLDKVLVTFKGGVSDAEKYDLMSRSKILLYPSYADSFSYVILEAKVFGLHVVAYALPSLLEKWKNGVTFVEIGSFHELANTAMQKLKEIEEGLVTLTYYHPETTLEEIFINEIKEIFTLVT
- a CDS encoding type II toxin-antitoxin system VapC family toxin translates to MVDPEGYVDVNVFVYWLGNHPTLGRTSYEWIRKIEGASRGKYVTSALTLYQIMVIIAGLTGKNLKDQELVEEVVNSIEGLSGLRIMPLTIEDVTEAAKLMKEYSLDYEDAVHLASALRSKAKEIISNDEDFGRTPLKRRFS